A region of the Acidobacteriota bacterium genome:
TTGCGCCGTCGCCCTCGCGCGAGGCGACCCGAATGGTCCCGCCCTGCTTCTCGGCGAGCGCGCGGGCGATCGTCAATCCCAGGCCCGTTCCTTGAATCCGGCGCGTGTCGCTGCCGTCCAGTTGCGTGAACGGCTCGAAGATGAAGTCGACCTGGTGGGCCGGGATGCCGGGGCCGTGGTCGCGGACGGCGATCGCCATCACGGTGCCCTCGCGCTCTGCCGACACTTCGATCGGCGAGCCCGCCGGCGCGTGCTTGATCGCGTTCGAAAGCAGGTTGACGAGCACCTGGATGCAGCGGTCGTGGTCGGCCACCACCTCGCCCAGCTCACCGGTCGGCCCGGTGATGGTCACGCCGGACGTGCGGGCGAAGCCCTCGACCGTTCGGATCGAGTCCTCGATGATCGGCCGCACCGGCGTGCGCTTCACGGCCACCGCCATCTCGCCGGCCTCGATCTTCGACATGTCGAGAATGTCGTTGACGATGCGGATCAGGCGATGGGCGTTGCCGAGCGCAACCCGCACCAGCTGGTCGGCGTCTTCGTTGCCAGTCATGTTCTCCGCGATCAGCAGCTGCAGCGAGGCGCGGATTGACGTGAGCGGCGTCCGCAGTTCGTGGCTGACCATCGACACGAACTGCGACTTCAGGCGTTCCAGCTCCCGGGTGGCGGTCACGTCGGTGCCCAGGCCGATCAGGAACTTGGGCGCTCCCGCCGGGCCACGAGGGGCAATCACCGTCCACGCGATCACGTGGCGCGCGCCGCCTGGCCCCACCCAGATCCGATCGAGACTGACCGGCGCCTCGGATTCAGCCAGCCGCGGGAGACCCGCCTGGACGCCGGCCCGCTCTTCGTCGAGCAGGAACGGCAGCTCCCAGATCAACCGGCCGGCGACCGCGCTCATCGCCAGTCCCGACAGCTCCTCGCACGCGCGATTGAACCGGACGACATGCCCATCCACGTCAAGCACCATGATCAGGCTGGGCACCGTGTCAAGAATGGCCGACACGAAGTCGCGCTCGGCGCGCAGTTCGGTCTGGGCGTTGACGCGGTCGGTGACGTCGCGGGCCATGCCCTGGTAGCCCTCGATCTGCCCGCCCGCCAGGATCGCGCGCACGTGCTGGCCCACCCAGATCTCGCTGCCGTCCTTCCGCCTGACCGGAAACTCCAGGTACGACGCCTCGCGCGCCCTGGCCGACTTCTCGTAGAACGCCATTGCCCGCGGCACCCAGTCGGGCCGCATCAGCTCGAAATACTTCATCGCCAGCAGTTCGCTCTCGGCGTAGCCGAGAAGGCGGGTCGCGACCGGATTGACGAAGGTGAACCGCCCGTACGGATCGGTGCGGTAGATCATGTCGCTGGCGTTGTCGACCAGGTCACGATAGCGGCGCTCGGTGCGCTCGACCGCCTGCGTGCGGGTGCGTACCTGTTTCTGCAGCGATCGATTCCAGGCCGTGCCGCCGGCGACGAGCAGCAGCACCAGGCCGCCGGCCACGCCGAGGATGGCGGCATACCGATCGAGCCAGGTGCGCCGGCCGGGCGCGCTCAGTTGCGCCTCGACAATGCGATCGAACTCGCCGGTGGCCTTGAGGCGATCGAGCGCGATCCGAAGGGGCGCAACCGCCAGGTCGCGGCCCTTCAACACCGCCATTTGATAGGGACGCGACAGCAGCGGCACCTCTTCGGCGTCGTCGGCCAGTGGCCCCATCAGAAACCTGAGGGTCAGGTGGTTGCCGGCCACGCCGTCGACTTCTCCTCGTGCGAAGGCGAGGATCGCGTCGGCCCGGGTGGCGACCACCTGCAGCGCGGGCCGTCGCGCTTCGGGCAGGCCGGCGAGCAGCAGGTGATTGATCGAGCCGTCGTCGACCGCGACCCGCACGCCCCACAGATCGTCGAGGCCGCGCGGGTAGCGGGGCAGGCCCGGGCGCATCATGACGACCTGCGCCAGCGTCCAGGTCTGATCGAGCAGCTGGTAGCGCGCCGCGCGCTCGTCCGAGTACGACAGGAACATCACGTCGGTTTTGCCGGCCTCGAAGGCAGCGACGCGCTCGTCGCGGGTCCCGAGCCGGATCTCGATGGCCACGCCGGCCTCGCGCGCCAGCGCGCGGATGAGCTCGACGTTGAAGCCCCGGGGGGTGCCGCTTTCGTCGAGATACTCGTAAGGGGGGAACTCGCGGTCGCCGCCGAAGACGAGCGCCCGCGGCTCCACCTTCGCGCGTTGCGCTACGGTGGACAAGCCGGGGGACAGGTCGACGGGGGGCTGCGCGGCCGCGGGTGTGGTCAGCACCGCGAGCGTCCCGACCACGAACAGGAGCCTGAGCCGGCACACAGCCACGGCAAATTGTAACCGGTTCCAATGTAGCGTCCGGCTTTAGCCGGACTTAGAATAGAGCTTCGCCCTCAATTCAAAGGAAGCGCGCCCATGTCTGACGTCATTTCCGGCCGCCGCCGGGTTCCTCGCCCCGAGAACGATCCCAACCTGACCTACGCGCCGGGCACGCCGGCCCGTGCCGAGCTCAAGGCCCGGCTGGCCACCATGGCCGGCGAAACGGTCGACATTCCAATCGTGATTGGTGGCAAGGAGATCCGGACCGGCGCCACCGAGCGCTCCGTCATGCCGCACAAGCACGGCCATGTGCTGGGGCATTATCACAAGGCGACGGCCGGCCAGGTCCGCCAGGCCGTGGATGCGGCGCTCGTGGCCCGCAAGGAGTGGGCCGGCTGGTCCTTCGAGGATCGGGCCGCGGTGTTCCTGCGTGCCGCCGAGCTGCTGACCACGTCGTGGCGCTCGACGATCGTCGCCGCGACCATGCTCGGCCAGTCGAAGACCGCCTACCAGGCCGAGATCGACGCGGCCTCGGAACTGGTGGACTTCTGGCGCTTCAACGTCGCCTTTGCACAGGATTTGCTGTCAGAGCAGCCCGACAGCAATCACGCGGTGTGGAACCAGATGGAGTACCGGCCGCTCGAAGGCTTCGTGTACGCCATTTCACCGTTCAACTTCACCGCCATCGGCGGCAACCTCGCCGGCGCGCCCGCGCTGATGGGCAACACCGTGGTGTGGAAGCCGGCCGGCACCTCAATGCTGAGCTCGTACTACGTGATGAAGCTCCTCGAGGAGGCCGGACTGCCGCCCGGTGTCATCAACTTCGTGCCGGGCAACGCCGTCGAGATTTCCGACGTGCTGCTCGATCACCCCGACCTGGCGGGCATTCACTTCACCGGCAGCACTGCCGTGTTCAACGGCATGTGGCAGCGCGTCGGCCAGAACCTGGGCAAGTACCGCGGCTACCCGCGCCTGGTCGGCGAAACCGGCGGCAAGGACTTCATCGTCGTGCACGCCTCGGCGGATCCGCAGGAGGTCGCCGTGGCCGCGGTGCGCGGCGCGTTCGAGTACCAGGGGCAGAAGTGCTCCGCCGCCAGCCGCATGTACGTGCCGAAGTCGCGCTGGAACGACATTCGCGATCGCATGGTCGCCATGATGAAGGACATCAAGATGGGCGATGTCCGTGATTTCCGCAACTTCATGGGCGCCGTGATCGACAAGAAGGCCTTCGACAAGGTCAGCGGTTACATTGACGATGCGAAGAAGAATGCGAAGGTGATCCAGGGCGGCGGCTACCAGGGCGACGAGGGCTACTTCATCGAGCCGACGTTGATTGAGGCCAGCGACCCCGCCTACCGTTCGATGTGCGAAGAGATCTTCGGTCCCGTGCTGTCGGTGCACGTGTACGACGATGCGAAGTGGACCGAGATGCTGGAGATCGTGGATCGCACTTCGCCTTATGCGCTGACCGGCGCGGTGTTCTCGCGGGATCGGGCGGCCGTGCGCGAGGCCTCGGCCGCGCTCAAGAATGCCGCCGGCAACTTCTACATCAACGACAAGCCGACCGGCGCGGTCGTGGGGCAGCAGCCCTTCGGCGGGGCGCGCGCCTCGGGCACCAACGACAAGGCGGGTTCGAAGATGAACCTGGTCCGCTGGGTGAGCATGCGAACGATCAAGGAGAACTTCGCGCCGCCGACGGACTACAAGTATCCGTTCATGATGGAAGAGTAATGACGCCGGGTGTCTTTTTCGTTGGGGACGTGCGAAAAAGACACCCGGCGTCTTAAAACCTGAACAACTTCGTGACTTTGACCACCAGGCTCCGGTTATCCAACTCAGGGAAACCGGGGCCGGTGGTGTCTCGGCCGTCACTGTAGACCACGAACAGCTCGCTGCCGGGTTGATACTCCCAGCGGAACCGCGCGTTGGTGCTGAGGGTGTCGCTGGCCGACTGGTACTGCACGAGCGCCGACGCGAACATGCGCGGGGTCAGCGTGTAAGTGAGGCGCGAGCTGACGATGTTGGCGTCGCCATCGCCAAACGGCGTCGCAAACCGGTTGAACGAGACGGTCGGCTCGGCGTAGAAGCGCGGACCGAACTCGACCCGGCCGCGCCAGGTCAGCTCTTGCAGCGTGCCGCCATAAAAGCCGCCATAGGTGAGGGTCAGCGTCCCCGAGATGGGCCGTTGCGGCGAACTGGTGAAGAGCAGCCTGGCCTGCCCGAAGTCATACTCGCCGCCCGGCACGATCACACCCGGCGTGACCTGGAACGGCGCGTCGAGGTGCTCGAACGCCCGCGAGTACTCGGTCGCCCACTGGTCGCCGTTCGACAGCTCCATGCGATACGCCGCCTGCGCCTCGCGCGACTCGGGCCGGCCATTGCGGTCCTCGAAATAGTCGTAGCTGCCCTCGTAATAGAACTTGCGGACCGTCCTCCCTCGCGCCGGGCGCGGGCTGTAGCGGGCCTGGCCGTAGCTGCGGCGGAACGCCGTGCGGCGCAGAAAGCCGATCTCCGGGTTGAAGTGGTCGCCCAGAAACAGGTGATCGGCCTGAAATCCGATCAGGTCGGCGTTCCAAGTCACGTTGGCGCGGTAGCTGCTGCGGTCGGAAACCGATCCAGTCGTGCCCGAGGTTCCCGCCCAGTAGGTATTGATTGCCAGTTCCTCGAGCGGGTTGATGGTGCTGTCGACACCGTACGAGTAGCCTTCGGCATCGCCCGAGGCGCGCGGCGCCCGCCGCGTCGCGATCACGCCGACGCGGCTGCGCTTGAGGAGGTCGCGGTTGACGCGCAGCACCGAGAAATCGCTGGCGGGGGCGCCGGCGGCCGCGATCTCTTCCGTGCGCATCTGCAGCGCGCCGACCTGGAAGCCGTTGCCGCGCCCCAGCAGGCGGGCGCCGCCCAGGATGGGAACCACCTGGTTGTTTTGCAGGCCGATGCGCCGGCTGAAAAACACGATCGGCGTGACGTTGCTGGCACCACCCCCCATGTTGATGGCGGTCGGGCCCTGGCCGCCGCCGCCCTGGTTCGAGCCAGCGCCGGCAAAGTTGAACACGTCCTGACCCTCGAGAAAGAAGTCGCGTTTCTCGGGAAACAGCACGCTGAAGCGCGTCAGGTTGACCTGCGCTTCGTCATCCTCGACCTGGGCAAAATCGGTGTTGTAGGTGAAGTCGGTGACGACCGACTGCGTGATGCCCCACTTGGCGTCCACGCCGAACTCGGCGGCGCCGTGGTTCGCGAGCGGCGGCGTCGTCCGGTGGTTGGTCGTGTTCGAGCCCAGTCCGTACGGTTTGACGTCCAGGTTCCGGAGCCTGGACGGCGACTCGAGGCCGGCCAGCGTGCCGACCGACGACACCTTCGACAGCCCGCGGCGGCCCCACGACACCGGCACCTGCGACAGGAAGGTCAGCTCATTGCGCCAACGGACCATGCGGCGAAAGTTGATGCCCCACTCGCGGCTGCCTTCCTTGAACCGCATCGACCGGAACGGGATCACCATCTCGACCGTCCAGCCCTGGTCGAAATCGGCCGTCTTCACTTCCCAGAGGCCGTTCCAGTTGTTGCTGGGCTGCTCGTTGGTGACTTGCCAGTCGAACATCCCGCCCTGCGCATTTGAAGAGAAGCCGAAACCGTTGCGGCGGTCGTTGAAGGTATCGAACACGACCCCGAGGTGATCGTTGTTGTACAGGTTGCTGGAATCGCGCCGCATGTCGCTCGTCACGCGCCGATCGGGATGCGTCTCCCACAAGCGGGCGCCGACGTAGATGTTCTGGTCGTCGAAGAACACCCACACCTCGGTCCGGTCGCTGGCCGGCGCGCCTTCGGTTGGTTCCTGCTGGACGAAGCCCGACGCCCCTGGCACCAACGAGTAGATGGGATCGTCGAGGCGGCCGTCAAAGGTGAGCGGCGACGTCAGCCTGGTGGTTCGCAGGGTCGCGCGGCCCTGCGCATCGCGGGTCACGGCCTCTGGCGGGACGAGCGGTTCCTGGGCAGCGGTCGGTGTTGCTAAAAGACTGATAAATAGTGCAAGGATTCCGGCGCCGCGTATCAAGCCCTTCATTATAAGTGGGGTGGCCGAAAGGGCCGATAAACGCGGTCATGGCAGCATGGAACAAGGCCCAATCGACACTTCTGTAATCAAATGAGCCATTTCAGGACAAACCGAAGGGCGCCCGGTGACCTTCAGTTGTCAGAATGCCATTGTCGCCAACGAGTTACGGAG
Encoded here:
- a CDS encoding PAS domain S-box protein; translation: MAVCRLRLLFVVGTLAVLTTPAAAQPPVDLSPGLSTVAQRAKVEPRALVFGGDREFPPYEYLDESGTPRGFNVELIRALAREAGVAIEIRLGTRDERVAAFEAGKTDVMFLSYSDERAARYQLLDQTWTLAQVVMMRPGLPRYPRGLDDLWGVRVAVDDGSINHLLLAGLPEARRPALQVVATRADAILAFARGEVDGVAGNHLTLRFLMGPLADDAEEVPLLSRPYQMAVLKGRDLAVAPLRIALDRLKATGEFDRIVEAQLSAPGRRTWLDRYAAILGVAGGLVLLLVAGGTAWNRSLQKQVRTRTQAVERTERRYRDLVDNASDMIYRTDPYGRFTFVNPVATRLLGYAESELLAMKYFELMRPDWVPRAMAFYEKSARAREASYLEFPVRRKDGSEIWVGQHVRAILAGGQIEGYQGMARDVTDRVNAQTELRAERDFVSAILDTVPSLIMVLDVDGHVVRFNRACEELSGLAMSAVAGRLIWELPFLLDEERAGVQAGLPRLAESEAPVSLDRIWVGPGGARHVIAWTVIAPRGPAGAPKFLIGLGTDVTATRELERLKSQFVSMVSHELRTPLTSIRASLQLLIAENMTGNEDADQLVRVALGNAHRLIRIVNDILDMSKIEAGEMAVAVKRTPVRPIIEDSIRTVEGFARTSGVTITGPTGELGEVVADHDRCIQVLVNLLSNAIKHAPAGSPIEVSAEREGTVMAIAVRDHGPGIPAHQVDFIFEPFTQLDGSDTRRIQGTGLGLTIARALAEKQGGTIRVASREGDGATFTLTLPAA
- the pruA gene encoding L-glutamate gamma-semialdehyde dehydrogenase, with translation MSDVISGRRRVPRPENDPNLTYAPGTPARAELKARLATMAGETVDIPIVIGGKEIRTGATERSVMPHKHGHVLGHYHKATAGQVRQAVDAALVARKEWAGWSFEDRAAVFLRAAELLTTSWRSTIVAATMLGQSKTAYQAEIDAASELVDFWRFNVAFAQDLLSEQPDSNHAVWNQMEYRPLEGFVYAISPFNFTAIGGNLAGAPALMGNTVVWKPAGTSMLSSYYVMKLLEEAGLPPGVINFVPGNAVEISDVLLDHPDLAGIHFTGSTAVFNGMWQRVGQNLGKYRGYPRLVGETGGKDFIVVHASADPQEVAVAAVRGAFEYQGQKCSAASRMYVPKSRWNDIRDRMVAMMKDIKMGDVRDFRNFMGAVIDKKAFDKVSGYIDDAKKNAKVIQGGGYQGDEGYFIEPTLIEASDPAYRSMCEEIFGPVLSVHVYDDAKWTEMLEIVDRTSPYALTGAVFSRDRAAVREASAALKNAAGNFYINDKPTGAVVGQQPFGGARASGTNDKAGSKMNLVRWVSMRTIKENFAPPTDYKYPFMMEE
- a CDS encoding DUF5916 domain-containing protein encodes the protein MTRDAQGRATLRTTRLTSPLTFDGRLDDPIYSLVPGASGFVQQEPTEGAPASDRTEVWVFFDDQNIYVGARLWETHPDRRVTSDMRRDSSNLYNNDHLGVVFDTFNDRRNGFGFSSNAQGGMFDWQVTNEQPSNNWNGLWEVKTADFDQGWTVEMVIPFRSMRFKEGSREWGINFRRMVRWRNELTFLSQVPVSWGRRGLSKVSSVGTLAGLESPSRLRNLDVKPYGLGSNTTNHRTTPPLANHGAAEFGVDAKWGITQSVVTDFTYNTDFAQVEDDEAQVNLTRFSVLFPEKRDFFLEGQDVFNFAGAGSNQGGGGQGPTAINMGGGASNVTPIVFFSRRIGLQNNQVVPILGGARLLGRGNGFQVGALQMRTEEIAAAGAPASDFSVLRVNRDLLKRSRVGVIATRRAPRASGDAEGYSYGVDSTINPLEELAINTYWAGTSGTTGSVSDRSSYRANVTWNADLIGFQADHLFLGDHFNPEIGFLRRTAFRRSYGQARYSPRPARGRTVRKFYYEGSYDYFEDRNGRPESREAQAAYRMELSNGDQWATEYSRAFEHLDAPFQVTPGVIVPGGEYDFGQARLLFTSSPQRPISGTLTLTYGGFYGGTLQELTWRGRVEFGPRFYAEPTVSFNRFATPFGDGDANIVSSRLTYTLTPRMFASALVQYQSASDTLSTNARFRWEYQPGSELFVVYSDGRDTTGPGFPELDNRSLVVKVTKLFRF